A window from Streptomyces sp. NBC_00299 encodes these proteins:
- a CDS encoding acyl-CoA thioesterase, with translation MSEQFSVRVTVRGYETDTQGHVNQSVYINYAEHARWSLLQAAGITQTGLIGKGVGPVALETTVRYKRELLAGDEVDITCAFEWSGGRTFSVLQTISKADGTVAAELKGVGGLLDLQERKLVANPQDYFKELSTDPSLFGL, from the coding sequence GTGAGCGAGCAGTTTTCCGTCCGGGTCACCGTCCGCGGCTACGAGACCGACACCCAGGGGCACGTCAACCAGAGCGTGTACATCAACTACGCCGAGCACGCGCGCTGGTCGCTGCTCCAGGCCGCGGGCATCACCCAGACGGGGCTGATAGGCAAGGGCGTGGGTCCTGTCGCACTGGAGACGACCGTCCGCTACAAGCGTGAGCTCCTCGCCGGTGACGAGGTGGACATCACCTGCGCCTTCGAGTGGTCGGGCGGCCGGACGTTCAGTGTCCTGCAGACCATCAGCAAGGCCGACGGCACGGTGGCGGCCGAACTCAAGGGTGTCGGCGGGCTGCTGGACCTGCAGGAGCGCAAGCTGGTGGCGAACCCGCAGGACTACTTCAAGGAACTGTCCACGGACCCGAGCCTGTTCGGGCTGTAG
- a CDS encoding winged helix-turn-helix transcriptional regulator, with protein sequence MSQRNTGVTVQAVNAHACPVREVLDRVSGKWSVQILVAAAHGPIRFTELERSIEGISRRMLTLTLRNLERDGLVTRTVHPTVPPKVEYELTPVARELHETLQRLTDWAERNRVYIAQSRATYDEEHDKEQV encoded by the coding sequence ATGTCCCAGAGGAACACCGGTGTAACCGTCCAGGCAGTGAACGCGCACGCGTGCCCGGTCCGCGAAGTTCTTGACAGGGTCTCCGGGAAGTGGAGCGTCCAGATCCTCGTCGCCGCCGCGCACGGACCCATCCGCTTCACCGAACTGGAGCGCAGCATCGAGGGCATCAGCCGCCGGATGCTGACCCTCACCCTGCGCAATCTGGAGCGCGACGGCCTCGTCACCCGCACCGTCCATCCGACGGTGCCGCCGAAGGTGGAATACGAACTGACACCGGTGGCGCGGGAGTTGCACGAGACCCTGCAGCGCCTGACCGACTGGGCCGAGCGGAACAGGGTCTACATCGCCCAGTCGCGTGCCACCTACGACGAGGAGCACGACAAGGAGCAGGTCTGA